The Pseudophaeobacter arcticus DSM 23566 genome includes a region encoding these proteins:
- a CDS encoding SDR family NAD(P)-dependent oxidoreductase, with protein MHKTILITGCSSGIGLDAARAMQKRGWRVFASCRQQADCDRLRAEGFDSPRIDYTDAQSITSGLAEVLQSTGGTLDALFNNGAHGLPGAVEDLATEGLREIFETNVFGWHELTRQVLPIMRAQGHGRIVQNSSILGLVSFPWRGAYVATKFAIEGLTDTLRVELTDTDIKVALIEPGPVTSKFRENAIPHFERFIDWKNSPFRPLYEKKLLKRLYESTGPDQFELPPASVSAKLIHACESPRPRARYYVTTPTHIAGFLRRVLTTRAIDRILARLR; from the coding sequence ATGCACAAAACAATTCTGATCACGGGCTGTTCCTCGGGGATTGGCCTGGACGCCGCGCGCGCCATGCAAAAGCGCGGCTGGCGGGTCTTTGCCTCGTGCCGCCAGCAGGCGGACTGTGACAGGTTGCGGGCCGAAGGCTTTGACAGCCCGCGCATCGACTATACCGACGCGCAAAGCATCACATCCGGGCTGGCAGAGGTCCTGCAATCCACGGGCGGCACATTGGATGCGCTGTTCAACAACGGCGCCCATGGGCTTCCGGGTGCGGTAGAAGACCTCGCCACCGAAGGTCTGCGCGAGATCTTTGAGACCAATGTCTTTGGCTGGCACGAGCTGACCCGACAGGTGCTGCCAATCATGCGGGCGCAGGGCCATGGTCGTATCGTGCAAAACTCATCGATTCTGGGGCTGGTCTCTTTCCCCTGGCGCGGCGCCTATGTGGCGACAAAATTTGCCATCGAAGGGCTGACCGACACGCTGCGGGTTGAACTGACCGATACAGATATCAAGGTGGCCCTGATCGAGCCCGGCCCGGTGACCTCAAAATTCCGCGAAAATGCCATTCCCCATTTTGAGCGCTTCATCGACTGGAAGAATTCGCCCTTTCGTCCTCTCTATGAGAAAAAGCTGCTCAAACGGCTGTATGAAAGCACCGGGCCGGATCAGTTCGAACTGCCACCTGCTTCGGTGAGTGCCAAACTGATCCATGCCTGCGAATCGCCACGCCCCCGCGCGCGCTATTATGTGACCACCCCAACCCATATCGCCGGTTTCCTGCGCCGTGTCCTGACAACCCGGGCAATTGACCGCATCCTGGCGCGGCTCAGATAG
- a CDS encoding HPr family phosphocarrier protein, which yields MALKTLKIVNEKGLHARASAKLVEVVEGFDATAEVSKDGLSASGDSIMGLLMLAASKGTTIDVETSGPDAGALADAVEALVADKFGEGF from the coding sequence ATGGCTTTGAAGACATTGAAAATCGTGAATGAAAAGGGGCTGCATGCCCGTGCCTCTGCCAAACTGGTGGAGGTTGTCGAAGGCTTCGACGCCACGGCAGAGGTCTCAAAGGACGGACTGTCTGCCTCTGGGGACAGTATTATGGGGCTTTTGATGTTGGCAGCTTCGAAAGGAACGACTATTGACGTCGAGACTTCGGGGCCGGATGCTGGTGCTCTGGCTGATGCAGTGGAGGCCCTGGTGGCTGATAAATTCGGCGAGGGGTTCTAA
- a CDS encoding sensor histidine kinase — MRDTGMTPRRQDGDVVLGDDWIAPDQTVAAEMQVKRARRGFFSLKGSPLTRKIITFNLIALIILVAGILYLNSSRQSLVKQRAGALVAEVSLLADVFEAVLPSSGAVSLTTGDGIDPVQVLDGVALRGGVEAFVFDTSGVLVAQVTGVNRPDALNALNEGAKSRTLISDGLSTLWTTLGGVFQSQTADEGHIKPLQEQLQALVQHSLTEGAKIEVVGDTSGGTVLSAVAPILSNGTAIGVVALASPSGEIDALVRGERERVLQIFIIALLVSVGLSLVLASTIANPLADLAEAAELGRERDSRKAQSGRIRIPDLSARPDEIGRLSRALRGMVKALYSRIDSNEQFAADVAHEIKNPLASLQSAVGTLRMVKRDDQREKLLEVIEHDVRRLDRLVSDISNASRLDAELVKEEEDEFDLLQMLTNLNQYLGEDARAKQIDYITDLPQRPVMIQGLEARLAQVFVNLITNAISFCEEGDAIRVWARRRDNRVLVVVEDTGPGIPEQALAKIFKRFYSQRPDEHFGNNSGLGLAISKQIVEAHGGVVWAENIRPTEADVTSEPLGARFVVGLPV, encoded by the coding sequence ATGCGTGACACTGGCATGACACCAAGACGGCAAGATGGAGATGTGGTTCTGGGCGACGACTGGATCGCACCGGATCAGACTGTTGCTGCCGAAATGCAGGTGAAACGGGCGCGCCGCGGGTTTTTCTCTTTGAAAGGCTCACCTCTGACGCGCAAGATCATCACCTTCAACCTGATTGCCCTGATTATTCTGGTCGCCGGCATTCTCTACCTGAACTCCTCGCGGCAAAGTCTGGTAAAACAGCGGGCCGGGGCTCTGGTGGCCGAAGTGTCGTTGCTGGCCGATGTTTTTGAGGCGGTATTGCCCTCCTCGGGGGCGGTCAGCCTGACAACGGGCGATGGCATTGACCCGGTGCAGGTGCTTGATGGCGTGGCCCTGCGCGGCGGGGTCGAGGCCTTTGTCTTTGACACCTCGGGGGTGCTGGTGGCGCAGGTGACCGGGGTCAACCGGCCTGACGCGTTGAATGCGTTGAACGAGGGCGCCAAGAGCCGCACGTTGATTTCCGACGGGTTGTCGACGCTCTGGACGACGTTGGGCGGGGTGTTCCAATCCCAAACTGCCGACGAGGGCCACATCAAGCCGCTGCAGGAACAGTTGCAGGCCTTGGTGCAGCATTCCTTGACCGAAGGCGCCAAGATCGAAGTGGTCGGGGACACCAGCGGCGGAACGGTTTTATCTGCGGTGGCGCCGATTCTCAGCAATGGCACGGCCATCGGGGTTGTGGCGCTTGCCTCGCCTTCCGGTGAGATCGACGCCCTGGTGCGCGGCGAACGGGAACGGGTGTTGCAGATCTTTATCATTGCCCTGCTGGTCTCTGTCGGGCTGAGCCTGGTATTGGCCTCGACCATTGCCAATCCACTAGCGGATCTGGCCGAGGCCGCCGAGCTGGGGCGCGAGCGGGATTCCCGCAAGGCACAATCGGGGCGTATTCGCATCCCAGACCTGTCGGCGCGCCCGGATGAGATCGGCCGGTTGAGCCGGGCCCTGCGTGGCATGGTCAAGGCGCTGTATAGCCGGATCGACAGCAACGAACAGTTTGCCGCCGATGTGGCGCATGAAATCAAGAACCCTCTGGCCAGTCTGCAATCCGCCGTCGGCACCCTGCGGATGGTCAAACGCGACGACCAGCGCGAAAAGCTGCTGGAGGTCATCGAACATGATGTGCGCCGTCTGGACCGGCTGGTGAGCGATATCTCCAATGCCTCGCGTCTGGATGCTGAACTGGTGAAAGAGGAAGAGGACGAATTTGATCTCCTGCAAATGCTGACCAATCTCAACCAGTACCTTGGCGAAGACGCGCGGGCCAAGCAGATCGACTATATCACCGATCTGCCGCAGCGCCCGGTGATGATCCAGGGGTTGGAGGCGAGGCTGGCACAGGTCTTTGTCAATCTGATCACCAATGCGATTTCCTTTTGCGAAGAAGGCGATGCAATCCGCGTCTGGGCGCGCCGACGGGACAACCGGGTGCTGGTCGTGGTCGAAGACACCGGCCCGGGCATTCCGGAACAAGCGCTGGCAAAGATTTTCAAGCGGTTCTACTCGCAACGCCCGGATGAGCATTTTGGCAATAACTCCGGCCTTGGGCTGGCGATTTCCAAACAGATTGTCGAAGCCCATGGCGGTGTGGTCTGGGCCGAAAACATTCGCCCCACCGAGGCCGATGTCACCTCTGAACCCCTGGGCGCACGATTTGTTGTTGGCCTGCCTGTCTGA
- a CDS encoding twin transmembrane helix small protein has product MGDPLYILAVLAMAAVVVVLVLGLGGFGKGGAFNHKYANKLMRLRLLFQFIAVVLLVAYVYLRGQGGQ; this is encoded by the coding sequence ATGGGTGATCCGCTTTATATTCTGGCCGTGCTGGCGATGGCGGCTGTGGTTGTGGTGCTGGTTCTCGGGCTTGGCGGCTTTGGCAAAGGCGGCGCCTTCAACCATAAATACGCCAATAAGCTGATGCGGCTGCGGCTGTTGTTCCAGTTCATCGCCGTGGTGCTTTTGGTGGCCTATGTGTACCTGCGCGGCCAGGGAGGCCAGTAA
- the rapZ gene encoding RNase adapter RapZ — translation MSDTKVTPIVLVTGPSGAGRTTAINVLEDLGYEAIDNLPLRLLPGLVSAAGGAGPMALGMDSRNRDFSPAALLEVFDMLEAREDCDLSVLYLDARPEVLVQRYSETRRRHPLSPGETPELGVQRELSLMGAIRDRASLLLDTSDMNVHQLKAEIEHLFVPAGRKLALSIQSFSYKRGVPRSVDMVFDCRFLNNPYWDLSLRGLDGRDAAVQAHVRGDPRYEGFFARVLEMTLYLLPAYREEGKSHLSIAFGCTGGQHRSVTLAETLAKALAEEGQQVSIRHRELRG, via the coding sequence ATGTCTGACACCAAGGTAACCCCGATTGTTCTGGTGACCGGCCCCTCGGGCGCCGGGCGTACAACTGCGATCAATGTGCTCGAAGATCTTGGCTATGAGGCCATTGATAACCTTCCTTTACGGCTGTTGCCGGGGCTTGTGTCGGCGGCTGGTGGCGCCGGGCCCATGGCCCTGGGGATGGACAGTCGCAACCGTGATTTTTCCCCGGCGGCGCTGCTGGAGGTCTTTGACATGCTGGAAGCGCGTGAGGACTGTGACCTGTCGGTGCTCTATCTGGATGCCCGCCCCGAGGTATTGGTGCAGCGCTATTCGGAAACCCGGCGGCGCCATCCGCTGTCTCCGGGGGAAACGCCCGAACTGGGGGTGCAACGGGAGCTGAGCCTGATGGGTGCGATCCGCGACAGGGCCAGCCTGTTGCTGGATACCTCGGATATGAATGTGCATCAGCTAAAGGCGGAGATCGAGCATCTCTTTGTGCCTGCGGGTCGCAAGCTGGCGCTGTCGATCCAGAGTTTTTCCTATAAACGCGGGGTGCCGCGCAGCGTTGATATGGTGTTTGATTGCCGGTTTCTGAACAACCCCTACTGGGACCTGAGCCTGCGTGGACTAGATGGGCGCGATGCGGCTGTGCAGGCGCATGTACGGGGGGATCCGCGCTATGAAGGCTTCTTTGCGCGGGTGCTGGAGATGACCCTGTATTTGCTGCCGGCCTACCGCGAAGAGGGGAAATCGCACCTGTCAATCGCGTTTGGCTGCACGGGGGGACAACATCGCTCGGTTACTCTGGCAGAAACCCTTGCAAAAGCCCTTGCAGAAGAGGGCCAGCAGGTGTCAATTAGACACCGCGAGCTGCGAGGCTAG
- a CDS encoding electron transfer flavoprotein subunit alpha/FixB family protein yields MAVLLLAEVTDGALALDATAKAVTAAAALGDVTVLAAGASAAAAGAEAAKIAGVSRVLVAEDPSLGHRLAEPTAALIVSLAGDYEHIVAPATTDAKNVLPRVAALLDVMVISDVTAVVDGSTFERPIYAGNAIQTVKSSDAKKVISFRTATFDAAGEGGSASVDTIGAAENPGLSEWVEDKVAASDRPELTSAGVVVSGGRGVGSEEDFKLIEGLADKLGAAVGASRAAVDSGYAPNDWQVGQTGKVVAPDLYIAIGISGAIQHLAGMKDSKVIVAINKDEEAPIFQVADFGLVADLFTAVPELTEKLG; encoded by the coding sequence ATGGCTGTTCTTCTCCTTGCTGAAGTCACCGATGGCGCCCTGGCGCTGGACGCAACCGCAAAGGCTGTGACCGCTGCCGCAGCTCTGGGCGACGTGACCGTTCTGGCCGCTGGTGCTTCGGCCGCCGCAGCTGGTGCCGAAGCCGCCAAAATCGCTGGTGTGTCACGCGTTCTGGTTGCCGAAGACCCATCGCTTGGCCACCGCCTGGCGGAACCCACAGCGGCGCTGATCGTCTCGCTGGCTGGCGACTATGAGCACATCGTTGCCCCCGCCACCACCGACGCCAAAAACGTGCTGCCCCGCGTGGCCGCGCTGCTGGACGTCATGGTGATCTCGGATGTGACAGCTGTTGTTGACGGCTCCACCTTTGAGCGTCCCATCTACGCAGGCAACGCCATCCAGACCGTCAAATCCTCGGATGCAAAGAAAGTTATCTCTTTCCGCACCGCGACCTTTGACGCGGCTGGCGAGGGTGGCTCTGCCTCGGTTGACACCATTGGTGCCGCTGAGAACCCCGGCCTGTCCGAGTGGGTCGAAGACAAGGTCGCCGCATCTGACCGCCCCGAGCTGACCTCGGCTGGCGTGGTTGTTTCCGGTGGTCGCGGCGTTGGCTCTGAGGAAGACTTCAAACTGATCGAAGGTCTGGCCGACAAGCTGGGCGCTGCGGTTGGTGCCTCGCGGGCGGCGGTCGATTCCGGCTACGCCCCCAACGACTGGCAGGTTGGCCAGACCGGTAAGGTCGTGGCGCCTGATCTCTATATCGCCATCGGTATTTCCGGTGCGATCCAGCACCTGGCCGGCATGAAAGACTCCAAAGTGATCGTCGCAATCAACAAGGACGAAGAGGCACCCATCTTCCAGGTTGCTGACTTTGGCCTGGTTGCCGATCTCTTTACAGCCGTGCCTGAGCTGACCGAAAAACTCGGCTAA
- a CDS encoding electron transfer flavoprotein subunit beta/FixA family protein, protein MKVLVPVKRVIDYNVKVRVKADGSGVDLANVKMSMNPFDEIAVEEAIRLKEAGKADEVIAVSIGVKQAQETLRTALAMGADRAILVVAADDVHSDIEPLAVAKILKGIVDEEQPGLVLAGKQAIDNDMNATGQMLSALLGWSQGTFASELDIDGDKAVVTREVDGGLQTIKVNMPAIVTVDLRLNEPRYASLPNIMKAKKKPMAEKTAADYGVDVTPRLEVVSTTEPAARAAGIMVGSVDELVEKLKEAGAV, encoded by the coding sequence ATGAAGGTACTCGTGCCTGTCAAACGCGTGATTGACTATAACGTGAAAGTCCGCGTCAAAGCGGACGGAAGCGGTGTCGATCTCGCCAACGTCAAAATGTCGATGAACCCCTTCGACGAAATCGCTGTCGAAGAGGCCATCCGCCTCAAGGAAGCAGGCAAGGCTGATGAAGTCATTGCTGTTTCCATCGGCGTGAAGCAAGCTCAGGAAACCCTGCGCACTGCCCTGGCAATGGGCGCCGACCGCGCCATCCTGGTTGTTGCTGCTGACGACGTTCACAGCGACATTGAACCGCTTGCGGTTGCCAAGATCCTCAAAGGCATCGTCGACGAAGAGCAGCCCGGCCTGGTTCTGGCTGGCAAGCAGGCAATCGACAACGATATGAATGCCACTGGTCAGATGCTCTCCGCCCTTCTGGGCTGGTCGCAGGGGACTTTTGCCTCTGAGCTGGACATCGACGGCGACAAGGCTGTTGTGACCCGCGAAGTGGACGGCGGTCTGCAGACCATCAAGGTGAACATGCCTGCCATCGTCACCGTTGACCTGCGTCTGAACGAACCACGCTATGCTTCGCTGCCAAACATCATGAAGGCGAAGAAAAAACCAATGGCCGAAAAGACTGCCGCCGATTACGGCGTCGATGTCACACCGCGCCTGGAAGTGGTTTCCACCACCGAGCCAGCGGCCCGTGCCGCCGGTATCATGGTTGGCTCTGTTGATGAGCTGGTCGAGAAACTCAAAGAAGCGGGGGCTGTGTAA
- a CDS encoding lysophospholipid acyltransferase family protein, translated as MADTAHEQSTGVTPETEKGTGEVYDRRTLTYANSFDDRWTSLAIKVIEWMTGKLTIMRMVKKFENQNAEYRGQKFWRGALNIMGIDLMTPEEQIKRIPSDGPVVIVANHPHGMVDGMIFADLIGRVRQDYRILTRSVLTGLDEAATSFMIPVPFPHDPDAQKKMVEMRAKTMTHLKAGGVVALFPSGVVMSSQTWFGPAIEQEWNVFTAQLIRRSGARVVPIFFPGRNSRSYQIANKISPILRQGLLLHEIVRSCNKPQAPVVGEVLTEAQMERLQSDPRGFMAWLRAHTLGLGQKS; from the coding sequence GTGGCGGATACGGCACATGAGCAGAGCACCGGTGTTACACCGGAGACCGAAAAGGGCACCGGTGAGGTCTATGACCGCCGCACGTTGACCTATGCCAATTCTTTTGACGATCGCTGGACCTCTTTGGCCATCAAGGTCATCGAGTGGATGACCGGCAAGCTGACCATTATGCGCATGGTCAAGAAGTTTGAAAATCAAAACGCGGAATACCGGGGGCAAAAGTTCTGGCGCGGTGCGCTCAATATCATGGGCATCGACCTGATGACCCCGGAAGAGCAGATCAAACGCATCCCCAGCGACGGTCCGGTGGTGATTGTCGCCAATCACCCCCACGGTATGGTCGACGGCATGATCTTTGCCGATCTGATCGGGCGGGTGCGTCAGGATTACCGGATTTTGACCCGGTCAGTGCTGACCGGTCTCGATGAGGCTGCAACCTCCTTTATGATCCCGGTGCCCTTTCCGCATGATCCGGATGCGCAAAAGAAAATGGTCGAGATGCGCGCCAAGACCATGACCCACCTCAAAGCCGGAGGGGTTGTTGCGCTGTTCCCGTCGGGGGTGGTGATGTCTTCGCAGACCTGGTTTGGTCCTGCGATCGAACAGGAATGGAATGTCTTTACCGCGCAACTGATCCGCCGCTCTGGCGCGCGGGTGGTGCCGATCTTTTTCCCCGGCCGCAATTCACGCAGCTATCAGATCGCCAATAAAATCTCGCCGATCCTGCGGCAGGGCCTGCTGCTGCATGAGATCGTGCGCTCTTGTAATAAACCCCAGGCGCCGGTTGTCGGGGAGGTCCTGACCGAGGCGCAGATGGAGCGGCTGCAAAGCGATCCACGTGGGTTTATGGCCTGGCTCCGCGCGCATACGCTGGGTCTTGGCCAAAAGAGCTGA
- a CDS encoding cob(I)yrinic acid a,c-diamide adenosyltransferase — protein sequence MVVLNKIYTRTGDKGDTALGNGARVAKHDARVNAYGTSDELNAFIGVARLEASGDMDAALSRIQNDLFDLGADLCRPEMEKDAEAEYPPLRVVQSQVDRLESEIDAMNKALAPLRSFVLPGGSALAAHLHVCRTVARRAERLTTELAMVAEINPVVVTYLNRLSDWFFVASRQANDNGANDVLWVPGANR from the coding sequence ATGGTTGTACTGAACAAGATCTACACCCGCACTGGCGACAAGGGCGATACCGCGCTTGGCAATGGCGCACGCGTTGCCAAACATGATGCACGGGTGAACGCCTATGGCACCTCGGATGAGCTCAACGCCTTTATCGGGGTTGCCCGCCTGGAGGCAAGCGGCGACATGGACGCCGCCCTGTCGCGCATTCAGAACGATCTCTTTGATCTGGGCGCGGATCTCTGCCGCCCCGAGATGGAGAAAGACGCCGAAGCCGAATATCCGCCGCTGCGCGTTGTGCAGTCCCAGGTCGACCGGCTAGAGAGCGAGATTGATGCAATGAACAAGGCGCTGGCACCCCTGCGCAGCTTTGTCCTGCCCGGAGGCAGCGCCCTGGCGGCGCATCTGCATGTCTGTCGTACCGTGGCGCGCCGCGCCGAACGGCTGACAACAGAGCTGGCCATGGTCGCCGAGATCAACCCGGTGGTGGTGACCTATCTGAACCGCCTGTCAGACTGGTTCTTTGTCGCCTCTCGCCAGGCCAATGACAATGGCGCCAATGACGTGCTCTGGGTGCCTGGCGCCAACCGCTGA
- a CDS encoding DUF6473 family protein codes for MSYETKSAGALSGGTCCYAGSRLPVRGPQRDLDSPYIAFLGGTEVFGRFVKTPFSDVSESLLKTSCVNLAAVNAGLDTFACDKALLEVARGAELCVVQVLGAQNVSNRYYRVHPRRNDRFLQAQPALKTLFPEVDYTEFHFNKHLLTTLQALSEERFAELRRHLQDTWVERMAQVIATLEGRVVLLWVRYNLKGNAAFNHEPVLVENNMIQALQDRTMGVVQVDVAPAGLVDDFDGMTMGELDFPAAQHVLGPKEHARIGNALAEKLQGLL; via the coding sequence ATGAGCTATGAAACCAAAAGCGCTGGCGCGCTTTCGGGTGGAACGTGCTGCTATGCGGGATCGCGCTTGCCAGTACGTGGCCCCCAAAGAGATCTAGACAGTCCATATATCGCTTTTCTTGGTGGAACAGAGGTGTTTGGTCGGTTTGTGAAGACTCCCTTTTCGGATGTAAGCGAATCTTTGTTAAAAACCTCCTGCGTGAACCTGGCTGCGGTGAACGCAGGTCTGGACACCTTTGCCTGCGACAAGGCGCTGCTGGAGGTTGCGCGGGGGGCAGAGCTTTGCGTGGTGCAGGTGCTGGGGGCGCAGAATGTCTCCAACCGCTATTACCGGGTGCATCCGCGGCGCAATGACCGTTTCCTGCAGGCGCAGCCCGCGCTCAAGACGCTGTTCCCAGAGGTGGACTATACCGAATTCCACTTTAACAAACATTTGCTGACCACCTTGCAGGCGCTTTCCGAGGAGCGGTTTGCTGAGCTGCGCCGACATCTTCAGGACACCTGGGTTGAGCGCATGGCGCAGGTGATTGCGACGCTGGAGGGACGGGTTGTACTGCTCTGGGTGCGGTATAACCTCAAAGGCAATGCCGCCTTTAATCACGAGCCAGTCCTGGTGGAGAACAATATGATCCAGGCCCTGCAGGACCGCACCATGGGGGTGGTGCAGGTCGATGTGGCGCCCGCCGGTCTGGTGGATGATTTTGACGGAATGACTATGGGGGAGTTGGACTTTCCTGCGGCCCAGCATGTATTGGGCCCAAAAGAACATGCGCGTATTGGCAACGCCCTGGCTGAGAAGTTGCAGGGCCTGCTGTGA
- a CDS encoding 3-hydroxybutyryl-CoA dehydrogenase, with protein sequence MDIKKIGIIGAGQMGNGIAHVTALAGYDVVLNDISQQSLDAAVSAIHKNMARQASRGKIAETDVTEALARITTTLTLADIGATDLVIEAATERETVKQAIFEDLQPHLQPHTILTSNTSSISITRLASRTDRPERFMGFHFMNPVPVMQLVELIRGIATDEETFASCQAVVERLGKTAASAEDFPAFIVNRILMPMINEAVYTLYEGVGSVKSIDESMKLGANHPMGPLELADFIGLDTCLAIMNVLHEGLADTKYRPCPLLTKYVEAGWLGRKTQRGFYDYRGESPVPTR encoded by the coding sequence ATGGATATCAAAAAGATCGGCATCATTGGCGCAGGCCAGATGGGCAATGGCATTGCTCATGTCACGGCATTGGCAGGCTATGATGTTGTTTTGAATGACATTAGCCAACAATCTCTGGATGCTGCGGTCAGCGCCATTCACAAAAACATGGCGCGTCAGGCCAGCCGTGGCAAAATCGCCGAAACAGATGTTACCGAGGCGCTGGCCCGGATCACCACAACGCTGACTCTGGCTGATATCGGCGCCACGGATCTGGTGATTGAGGCCGCAACCGAGCGTGAAACCGTCAAGCAGGCGATTTTTGAGGATCTGCAGCCGCATTTGCAGCCGCATACGATTCTCACCTCCAACACCTCATCAATTTCGATTACCCGCCTGGCCAGTCGCACCGACCGCCCCGAGCGCTTCATGGGATTCCACTTCATGAACCCGGTGCCGGTGATGCAACTGGTAGAGCTGATCCGCGGCATTGCCACCGATGAAGAGACCTTTGCCAGCTGCCAGGCCGTGGTGGAGCGCCTCGGCAAAACCGCCGCCAGCGCCGAAGACTTCCCGGCCTTTATCGTCAACCGCATCCTGATGCCGATGATCAACGAGGCGGTGTATACTCTCTATGAAGGCGTCGGATCGGTCAAATCCATCGACGAGTCGATGAAACTGGGCGCCAACCACCCGATGGGTCCGCTAGAGCTGGCTGATTTTATCGGTCTGGACACCTGCCTCGCCATCATGAACGTGCTGCACGAGGGTCTGGCCGACACCAAATACCGGCCCTGCCCGCTGCTCACCAAATATGTAGAAGCTGGCTGGCTGGGGCGCAAGACCCAACGCGGGTTCTATGACTACCGCGGCGAATCCCCCGTCCCAACCCGCTAG
- a CDS encoding HPr kinase/phosphorylase — MAPRSPSLTLHASCVALGGRGVLIRGASGSGKSSLALQLMAYGADLVADDQVQIWQQDAGIYARSPGAGGLIEARFVGILTVAAVTETAICAIIDLDQVETERLPAMRHEELLGQQIQIFRRIEDSHFAAAVIQFLKSGALDPDAKP, encoded by the coding sequence ATGGCGCCGCGCTCCCCCAGTCTCACCCTGCATGCCAGTTGTGTGGCTCTGGGTGGACGTGGGGTCTTGATCCGGGGGGCCTCGGGCAGCGGTAAATCTTCGCTGGCCTTGCAGTTGATGGCCTATGGGGCGGATCTGGTGGCAGATGACCAGGTGCAGATCTGGCAACAGGATGCGGGTATTTATGCCAGATCCCCCGGAGCCGGGGGGCTTATCGAAGCGCGATTTGTTGGGATACTGACCGTTGCTGCGGTCACAGAAACCGCGATCTGTGCGATCATCGACCTGGATCAGGTCGAGACCGAGCGCCTGCCCGCTATGCGTCACGAGGAGCTATTGGGGCAGCAGATCCAGATCTTTCGCCGGATAGAGGACAGCCATTTTGCTGCTGCTGTGATACAGTTTCTCAAATCCGGAGCTTTGGATCCCGATGCAAAACCCTGA
- a CDS encoding PTS sugar transporter subunit IIA: MIGIVIVAHGGLAREYLAAVEHVVGPQPNLLSVAIAPDDDREDKQCEICAAADQVDTGDGVVVVTDLYGGSPSNLSLRACKPSNRRILYGANLPLLIKLAKSRNLVVGEAVRQAMEAGRKYINSRNINPDGEQAH; the protein is encoded by the coding sequence TTGATCGGGATCGTGATCGTGGCACATGGCGGGCTGGCAAGGGAATACCTGGCCGCAGTCGAGCATGTTGTAGGGCCTCAGCCCAACCTTTTGTCCGTTGCCATCGCCCCTGATGATGACCGTGAAGACAAACAATGCGAAATCTGCGCGGCGGCGGATCAGGTGGATACCGGTGACGGGGTTGTCGTGGTGACAGATCTCTATGGCGGGTCCCCTTCGAACCTCAGCCTGCGGGCCTGCAAACCGTCGAACCGGCGCATTCTTTACGGTGCAAATCTGCCGCTTTTGATCAAGCTGGCCAAATCTCGCAATCTTGTCGTGGGAGAAGCCGTGCGTCAGGCGATGGAAGCTGGGCGTAAGTATATTAATTCTCGAAACATCAACCCCGATGGGGAGCAGGCGCACTAA
- a CDS encoding SH3 domain-containing protein yields the protein MSRLVIVSFAFLGWGFYELSGGGDFVAPERPPEPLAEINNTSAALPASEIAASTFQRSAKIRAASLVTAPVLQQASASRSQAETTSRPAPDPAHRQAVALDKIASAGASLQSSGSAFAPSAETGLLHMDNIQGGLAAMTSQPATGSYTGGNTGSNTGGLVLNTGLTGAEPAQPLIPAESYLDIREIRASRVNMRQGPGTLYPVTARLLAGDEVLIMEDSGTGWLQIRTRNGSKVGWVAASLVSKKRS from the coding sequence ATGTCGCGCTTAGTTATTGTGTCTTTTGCCTTTTTGGGGTGGGGCTTTTACGAACTCAGCGGCGGAGGCGACTTTGTCGCCCCCGAACGCCCGCCCGAACCTCTGGCTGAGATCAACAATACCTCAGCAGCGCTGCCCGCCTCGGAAATTGCTGCCAGCACCTTCCAGCGCAGCGCAAAAATACGCGCCGCATCCCTGGTCACGGCTCCGGTCCTGCAGCAGGCATCGGCCTCGCGCTCCCAGGCAGAGACCACTTCGCGGCCAGCCCCCGATCCTGCGCATCGCCAGGCTGTTGCGCTGGACAAAATTGCCTCCGCCGGAGCCAGCCTGCAAAGCTCTGGCAGCGCCTTTGCCCCCTCCGCTGAAACCGGCCTGTTGCATATGGACAATATCCAGGGCGGGCTGGCGGCGATGACCAGTCAGCCTGCCACAGGCAGCTACACAGGCGGGAACACAGGCAGCAACACTGGCGGGTTGGTGCTGAACACCGGGCTGACAGGCGCAGAGCCTGCCCAGCCTTTGATTCCAGCCGAAAGCTATCTCGATATTCGCGAAATCCGCGCCTCGCGCGTCAACATGCGCCAGGGCCCCGGGACGCTCTACCCGGTAACGGCACGGCTCTTGGCTGGGGATGAGGTGCTGATCATGGAGGACAGCGGTACAGGCTGGCTGCAGATCAGAACCCGCAACGGCTCCAAGGTTGGTTGGGTTGCCGCTTCCCTGGTGAGCAAGAAACGCTCATAA